The Patescibacteria group bacterium genomic interval TATTTTTGCCTTGGTGACTTTCTTTTAGCCAAGATTGGGCTTCTTTATTTCCCTGCCAAGCGTATTCTCTTAAAAGAAAAATCTGGTCTAACAGATCCGCGTCTTTAGCAATTTTAGCTTCTAAGGTTTTTCTTTCCTGATATTCGTTGGAGATTTTGATTAACTCTTTACTGTGCGGCAGGTCTTTTAGTTGTTCCTCCCTAATTTCATTCTCAAAGATTTTGACATATCTTTTGCTGACCCAATGGTGATCCATTGAACGCGACTCTTCCAAATCGTGAAGGAGACACATTTTGATTATCTTGTCCGTATCGGCTTTTAATTCGCGAGCGAGAAAATAACTTAAAAGCGTGACACGAAAGGAGTGGGAGGCGATATTGTCGGTTAAATCATAAGTCAGGAGCATTTGCTGATGCGCCCTTAAGACCTTTCTTAAACTGCCAATTTCAAAGAAAAAGGCGGTTAGTTTTTTAATTTGGGCTGGT includes:
- a CDS encoding HD domain-containing protein; translated protein: MKPAQIKKLTAFFFEIGSLRKVLRAHQQMLLTYDLTDNIASHSFRVTLLSYFLARELKADTDKIIKMCLLHDLEESRSMDHHWVSKRYVKIFENEIREEQLKDLPHSKELIKISNEYQERKTLEAKIAKDADLLDQIFLLREYAWQGNKEAQSWLKESHQGKNMVSQQEKLMNTKLAKQIAKEAKRERPSSWWQNLWTSKRRE